A window of Chryseobacterium shandongense genomic DNA:
CCTATTGATCCAGCCAGTACTACAGTAATCCAGCCACCTTCCATGAACTTGATCACGTTTGCGCTGAAGAAGCCTAATTCGATTGCCATATAAACTAATCCAAAAACAAGAATTAAAATCTTATTTACACGATGTTTTAATAACCAGTAAAAAAGAAGAATAGTCGTCATCAACATGGTCACCGTGATTGACAAACCGTAAGCCGCTTCCATTTTCCCGGATTCTTTAAAGTGAAGAACCACAATAATACAGAACAATAAAAGCCCCCAATTAATTCTTGGAATATACATCTGCCCTTTCACTCCGGAAGGATAATCAATTTTCTGATTTGGCCATAAATTCAGTGACATCGCTTCCGAGAAGATTGTAAATGAACCTGTAATTAATGCCTGGCTCGCAATAATAGCCGCGGCTGTTGCCAAAATGACACCCGGAATGACCATCCACTCTTCCATAATTCCGAAGAAAGGATTAACGACAGAAAAGCCAGGTTTATTATAGTTCGTTAAGAGCCATGCTCCCTGACCAAGATAGTTTAAAATAAGCATGATTTTTACAAATCCCCAGCTTACCCTGATATTTTTGGCACCGCAGTGTCCCAAATCGGAATACAATGCTTCAGCTCCGGTAGTACAAAGGAATACAGCACCTAAAATAATAATAGCACTCGGAGAGTTGGCTATCAGTTTATATGCGTAATACGGATTGAATGATCTGAGGATTTCCATGTTTTCGCTTAAATGCGATATGCCAAGTCCGCCTAAGACCAGAAACCAGATCACCATTACAGGCCCGAAGAATTTTCCAATAAAGCTTGTTCCGAATTGCTGAACAAAGAAAATAATAATTAAAATCCCAATGGTAATAGGAACTACCGGCGTGTGTGGATTGTATATTTCGAGACCTTCAATAGCCGACATTACAGTAAGAGAAGGAGTAATAACTCCATCGGCAATAAGGGCAGCTGCTCCTACAATAGCAATAAGATAAAGCCAGCCTTTTTTAAGATTTTTCACCAGTGAAAACAAAGCGAGGATTCCGCCTTCTCCTTTATTGTCTGCCCGAAGCGCAATAATAACATATTTTATGGTGGTCTGAAGAGTAAGCGTCCATATAATGCATGAAAGTGCTCCTTCGATATATTCGTTAAAAGGCATCGTGCTTCCGCCTTCCCTTGCGTTAACGATTGCTTTCATTACGTAAAGCGGTGAAGTACCAATATCTCCGAAAACAATACCCAGAGAAACCAAAACTCCAATGAAAGAAAGCTTTTTAATGTCAAAGTGATGACCGCCTTCTGCAACTTCTGCCATATCAGCTAATTTATTTTAAGAGCGCAAATTTAAATCAAATTTACAACCCTGAGAATTTTTCTTCATGAATATAATAAATGAAAAAACTTCCTTTCGGAAGTTTTTCTCTATAATTATGTTAATTATTTGACGTACATCGCCTTTTTGATCTCCTCTTTTACTTTTTCAAGTTTTGGGAACCATTCTGCAAATAAAGCAGAAGAATAAGGAGCTGGCGCATCGGGAGTCGTAATTCTCTTAATAGGTGCGTCCAGATAATCAAATGCTTTCTGCTGTACCATATATGTAATTTCCGAAGCTACAGAACCAAACGGCCACGCTTCTTCCAGCACAACCAATCTGTTTGTTTTCTTAACCGAAGCTAAAACCGTTTCATAATCCAAAGGACGAACTGTTCTAAGATCAATCACTTCTACGGAGATTCCTTCTTTAGCCAAATCTTCTGCCGCCTGAATGGCAAGCTTCATGATTTTTCCGAAAGAAACCAACGTTACATCACTTCCTTCTTTTTTAATATCAGCCTTTCCGATTGGCAAGTAATATTCTTCTTCCGGAATTTCCATTTTATCACCATACATCTGTTCGGATTCCATGAAAATTACGGGGTCGTTATCCTGAATTGCTGTTTTCAATAATCCTTTTGCATCATATGGGTTTGATGGAACCACTACTTTTAGCCCCGGAATATTGGCAAACCAGTTTTCGAAAGCCTGAGAGTGGGTAGCACCCAATTGACCTGCGGAAGCAGTAGGACCACGGAAAACGATAGGACAGTTCCATTGTCCACCACTCATCTGGCGGATTTTTGCCGCATTATTGATAATCTGATCAATACCAACCAATGAGAAATTGAATGTCATATACTCTACAATTGGTCTGTTCCCATTCATCGCAGCTCCTACAGCAATTCCTGTAAAACCCAGCTCTGCGATAGGTGTATCGATTACTCTCTTCGGACCAAATTCATCAAGCATTCCTTTTGAAGCTTTATATGCACCGTTGTATTCTGCTACTTCCTCCCCCATTAAAAAGATGGATTCGTCTTTACGCATTTCCTCGCTCATTGCCTGTGCAATTACCTCACGAAAAGTATATTCTGCCATATTTATTTGAAAAATTTAGAGTACAAAAATAGTGTTTTTTTATTATTAGATAACAAAAACGGCATTTCATTTCTGAAATGCCGTGTATTATTTTTAATTTACTGCTAAATTAATTTACCTTCTGCCAAGTCTGTGTTCTTCCAAGAAGAGAAAAACCTAGATATCCTCTTACATTAAGTTTATCACCTTCTCTTTTAATGGTACATTTATAGGTTTTACCTGTTTTAGGATCCGTAATTGTTCCTCCGGTAAATTCATCCCCTTCTTTTTTCAAGCCTCTGATAATTTCCATCCCCAGAATAGGTTTGTTTTTTCTGTCATCTTTACAATCTACGCAGTTCGGGTTGGCGGGCTTTATTAAAAGCTGGGAAACCTTCCCATAATACTGGTCTCCTTTTCTATAAATTTCCACAATAGATTTTGCCTGTTTTGTTTCATCATCTATTGTTTTCCATTTTCCTTCAATCTGTGCGAATGATAAAACGCCAACAAAAGAAAGGGCGAAGGTTAATAATAATTTTCTCATATTCTTATAGTTTAATTTTAAATATCTGTTATGTTATCTATATTGCTAAAAATAGAAATTAATTTTCATATAGCAAAAAGTTTTGTTATCCCGAACATACATTATCATAGATTCATTTTAAATTAAATAGTTAAAGCATATTAATAGTTAATATAATTTTCTATTGACCACCCTGTTCATATAATCCTGATACCATGCTTTAGCGATGAATATTCCTTTTTGTACTTCGGGTCTCTCTTTTATTTGATCCATGAGGTTTTCCTCCAGTCCAAGATCTGTTGTATCAAAAACGCCTACTACGTTTTTACCATCAAACCGGTATATATAATTTCCGATAATAAACTGTTCCACCGAACCATCAGAATTGGCAATAATCGGAGCTTCACGTTTTTCATTTACCAGGCTTCTTCCCCAGCTTCTGATCTTTTTATTGTACCCAATAAGATCGGCTAAGGTAGGATAGATATCAATCTGCTGGGCAAATTCAGGGTTTACACCTTTTAGATGGTATTCGGGATTGGGAGAATAAAAAATCAGAGGAACAGCAAAACGGTTCATGATCTTTTCGTATTCAGGATAATACACTTCATTGGTATGGTCTCCTGTAAAAACAAAAATGGTATTCTTAAACCAGGGTTGTTTTTTGGCCGTTTCAAAATATTCTTTTATGGCATAATCCGTATATTGGATAGGTTGGTGCATTTGGTTTTTTCCTTTTTTAAATTTCCCGTTATATTTTTCAGGAATTTTAAACGGATGATGTGAGGAAGCGGTAAAAACGGTTGCCATGAATGGTTGCTTTTTCCCTGTATTTTTAGCAAGATATTGTAAAAAAGGTTCATCCCAGATTGCCCACATTCCGTCGAAATCATTGTCATCCTTATATTCTGTTTTACCAAAGTAATGGTTAAAGCCCAGTATATTTCCAAATCCTAAAAATCCCATTGAGCCATTCGGAGCCCCGTGATAGAAGGATGTATCATAACCCATTTCGTTACAAACCGAAACAATCGACTGGATTTTCTGGTTCGAATACGGCGAACTCGTAAAAGCATCCGTTAAACTGGGAATTCCTGCCAAGACCGAACTCATTCCGTGGATGGACTGCCTTCCATTGGCAAATGTATTCGGAAAAATAAGACTCTGCCCGGCAAGACTATCAATAAAAGGAGTATAGGAAACATAATCTTTAATATTTTTATCCCTGTTGAAAGCCCCTGAATATTCCCGCCCGAAGGATTCTACGATAAAAATAACAATATTGGGTTTTTCTGTTACTTTTCTTTCATAGATTTTATATGGATGAATATTGTCTTCTATAAATTTTTCATCCACAAAATGTACTTCTTTAAAGTTATTGGTGTTTAATGTTCTGAAAAACGAGAATGTACTGTTTAGCACCATATTTCCCTGGGAAGGCAGTTTGGCAAAGCGATTGGCATCTACCAGATTGATAGGCCTTGTACTGTGTCTGAAATCGCCGCGTATTCCTCCAACAGCCAAAACCGCCGTTACACAAAGCACAACGACAGACCAGATAAAGTACGGAATCAATTTTACGGGTTTACGTTCTGCTATTTTCACTTTTTTATACAGGAAAACCCACAGCGCCATCAAAGCAATAAACCCAATAATTACAAAGGGATTCTGAATAATTGAAGATGTAAAAACCTTAAAAATATTATTCTCATGCTGTGCCACCTGAAGCGCAGCAGACGTAAGTCTCATCTGCGAAAATCTGAAGTACACGATATCACCCAAATTCATGGCATAGGCAATTCCGTTCGTGATGAAGTACAACCAGAAAAGAAACTTCTGGTATGCGTTTTTTGTGTTGACGATAACAGGGACAATGCTCAGAAGGATAAACAGTGCGTTGACGTATAAAATAGCAGTGGTATCAAAAGCAATTCCATGAAATGACAAACTGAAATAATCCTTTAAGGAATCAACCTTTATCAATCCCCGGTTAAAATACCAGAATAGAAACCGCGCAATCTGATAGAAAAAATAGGCTAAGAAGATCCTGTATAAAAGCACCAGAACCTCCTGTTTTCTAAATTCCTTAAAAAATTTCATGGCGCAAATTTACATCAAAAATCAATGTCACCATATACCCGTAAAACCGCGTAATAATTATTGCTACATTACTACACTGTTACATTGGTAAATTAATTAATTGTTTTAATTTTGTATTATGAACTTCATTAAAAATAATCTGGCCAATGCCATTACGCTGGGAAATCTGTTTTCGGGATGTGTAGGTGCAGTACATCTTGTAACCGGAGATTATCAGACAACAGCAATTTGTATCATTCTATCGTTGATTCTGGATTTTTTCGATGGTTTTGTAGCGAGAGCGTTGAAATCGAATTCTAATTTGGGTACCCAGCTTGATTCTTTGGCAGATATGGTAAGTTTCGGGCTGATTCCCGGGCTGGCTATGTTTAAAATGCTTGAGTCGTTCGGAAATGAAATTTCAGGAATCCACTTTCCTTTTGCAGTCTCTTATTTAGGTTTTTTTATTACTCTTTTCTCCTGTCTTAGACTGGCAATTTTCAATCTTGATGAAGAACAGAAATACTATTTCAAAGGATTAAATACTCCAAGCAATACCATTCTGATTTTTGGATTATATTATGCTTTCAAACATGAAGAAATATATGTTCACTTAGTGAATAACAGTATATTAATGCTTATTTTAACCGTACTTTCATCATGGCTTCTGATTTCACCGATTAAAATGATTGCGATGAAATTTAAATCTATGAAGCTGCAGGATAATTATCCAAAAATTGCTTTGCTGATTGGCGCAATTGCTATTTTAATCCTATTTAAAACTGTGGGAATTCCTTTAGTCATCATTTATTATATCTTAATTTCTCTTATCTTTCAAAAACAATTAAAGTAGGATGATTGAAGATGGGAGTTTCCGTTCTCAAATTCATATATTTCAATTATAAAATAAACATAGGTGAGATGGCAAGCAGCCAATTACCATTAGCTAAAAGCAATTTAAAATGAACTTAAAACTACATAAACCGCTTTGCATTTTTGATTTAGAAACAACAGGAACCAATATCGGAAGAGATCGTATTGTTGAAATCTGCATTTTAAAGGTAAATCCTGATTCATCAAGAGAAAGCAAAACCTGGAGAGTAAATCCGGAAATGCCTATTCCTAACGAATGCAGCGAGATCCACGGGATTTATGATGAAGATGTAAAGGAAGCTCCTACGTTTAAAGAAATCGCTCCCAAAGTTATGGAAATGATTACAGGAGCGGATTTGGGAGGATTTAATTCCAACAGATTTGATGTTCCGTTATTGGCAGAAGAACTACTGAGAGTGGGATTAGATTTTGATCTTAATAAATTCAAATTAGTAGATGCACAGACGATTTTCCATAAAAAAGAACCAAGAAATTTGGTCGCGGCTTACCAGTTTTACTGTGGAAAGACCCTAGAAAATGCTCATTCTGCTGAAGCAGATGTAATGGCAACTTTTGAAGTTCTTGATGCACAGGTGGGCAAATATGATGATATTCCGAACGAAATTGCACCGCTTAGCGAGTTCACCTTCCATAATAAGAATGCAGATCTTGCAGGATTTATAGGATACAATGACAAAAACGAAGAAGTTTTCAATTTCGGGAAGTATAAGGGACAAGGTGTAAAAGCGATTTTCCAGAAAGATCTTGGCTATTACGGATGGCTTCAGAATGCTGATTTCCCTTTGTACACAAAGAAGGTTTTCACAAAAATTCAATTATCAAGCAAGTTTTAAGATGAGCGAACTGGTAAAATTCAAATTTTACGAAACGGCACTTCAAGCGAACCGGGACAAGCAGATTCTGGCGGAAAGTGGTATCAACAGCTTTATTGCGAACGAGCAATTGATCCAGTCGGATTGGCTTTTGTCGCAGGCGGTTGGCGGAATTCAGCTGCAGGTTTTTGAAGAAGACGTGGAGAAAGCACACCTGGCTTTGGAAAATTATAAGGAAAATGAGCAGTTTTCACTGGAAGTGGAACATACAATTGCCGATCCCGCTTTTGATTTTGTCTGCCCGAAATGCGGATCCAACCATATTTATAGGGACGACAGTGCCACAAGCTTTTTGGGGATTTCAATTTTAACGAGCCATAAGTTTGTGTGTTATTATTGTGGAAATGAGTTTACACAATAATGCTTACAAGCTTGGCATGACATCGTCATTCTGAAGCATCAAAATGTTAAGTGAAAATATATTTAACGCTAAGGCGCAACGTTTTCTTTGGATTTTAACGTAAGTATTTTTTTGTTCGCAATGGCGTTTGACTTCGTCGAATCTTTGATTCACTAAGCAAATGAATACCAATTTTGTCATGAAAAAGACAATATTGAAATGAGTGCTAGAATTGCCCTCCTCTGAAGGGGTGGCGAAAATTCTTTGAATTTTTGACGGGGTGGTTTCTAAAATGCGTATAAAAATAGCGGATGATAAATTTTACTTCGCAATTGAATGATGAAACAGGATATTCACAATTGATTTGCTAAAATTGACGATTTACCTTAATTAGCCCCGATTGGAACGGCATCCTTTTTGGTTGCGGTGGAGCAAAGCGGAGCCCGTAACCAAAAAGATATAGTGGAAAGCGGGAAACAGCTCCTAAAAAAGAAAGGAAGTTGGAGGATGGAAGTTTACTATCATTGTTAATAAAAAATTTATTAAATAATGCGAGATTGAAATTGCTGATTCGCATGCCCTTCTCGCACTGACAAAATAAAAAATTATGAAGATAATCTGTATAGGAAGAAACTACAGCGAACATGCAAAAGAGTTGGGAAATGAAATCCCGGAAAGACCGGTCATTTTTATGAAGCCCGACACCGCAGTTCTGAAAGGAAATGATTTTTATATTCCCGAATTTTCGGATGATGTGCACTATGAATTGGAAGTGGTTGTAAAAATATCGAAAGGCGGAAAATACATCCAGAAAGAAACGGCTCACAAGCATTATGAGGAAATCGGCTTGGGAATAGATTTTACCGCGCGCGATTTACAAAGCGACCTGAAATCCAAAGGTTTACCATGGGAGCTTGCCAAAGGTTTTGATGGTTCCGCCGTAGTTGGAAGTTTTTTTAAGAAGGAGGAATTCAATCTGGAGTCTTTGAATTTTTCATTGCTAAAAAACAAGGAAAAAGTTCAGGACGGGAATACGAAAGACATGATGTTTACGATTGATGATATTATCGCTTTTGTTTCTCAGTACTTCACTCTAAGAGTGGGTGATCTTATTTTTACAGGTACTCCTAAAGGTGTAGGAAAGGTTGAGGAAAACGATATCCTGGAAGCCTATCTGGAAGGCAAAAAAATTCTTGACATCCGAATATTATAAATAATTAACACCACATCTTGTATATTTTTCTTAACTTTAGTAAACAAAATTAAAGGTTATGGTAAATATTGTATTGCCCGTAGATTTTGGGGACAAGACAGAGCAGCTTGTAGAAGGTGCGGTGAAATTTGCAAAGCAGATCAATGGAAGAGTTTTTCTAATCCACGTAGCGCCGTCGGATATTGGTTTTGCTATCGGTGATATGGGTTTCCAGTATTTTCCGGAAGTTGAGCAAAACGAGATCAGGGAAGAACTGGTGCAGCTTAATAAAATACAGCAAAGGATTCTGGCTCATGATGTAGACTGTGAACATATCCTGAAACAGGGGATTGCCAAAGATATTATTTTGGAACATGCGCAGGATAAAAAAGCAGATTTTATCGTAATGGGTTCCCACGGCAGAAGCGGAATTTACGATGTGTTCGTAGGAAGTCTAACCAAAGGAATCACAAAGGATTCAAACATTCCTGTACTGGTGCTTCCAATTCATGAATAAGAAATATTTTAATCGTTAGTACTAAAAAAGCCGATCAAACAGAATTTGATCGGCTTTTTACTATATAACCAATTAATTAACCTTCTTTTTTGTAGATATTCGGATCATAGTAAGGGAATTTACCTTCCGTTGGAGAATAGTAGTCTTTGTCTTTGTCGCCACCAAGGGTAACCACCAATACATAGCACCAGTAGGTAAACAATGCACAGCAAACAATAAATAAAACCCAGTTTAATACGTTCCCGAATGCATCAAAAAAACCAAACGACCATTTGAAAACTTTGCTTAAGAATAGAAAGAAAGACGTCATTATTTTCCTTTTTTAAATTAACTTTGTACAAATTTATAAAAAATGTTTAGATTACTTTCAAAAGAAAGCAATATTTTTTCAATCCCTGTTTATATTGGCTTCCTTCTTTTAGTAGTAATAACTTTTAATTTCCTGAATTTCAACAGCTATGAAGCTATTATCGCCGGAATTACTTTTCTGGGGATTGCACTCGGATATTTTTGTTTTCACAGCATTGCCCTGAATTACCAGACGCACCTGCCTTTATTTTTATATACATTTTTTATTTTTGGTTTGTATCCCGGAAAACTTGACATCGGGCTCGCCGTCGCGCTGCTTACGAATTCTTTTCTACTGCTTCTTCTTACCAGCACCAATGAAGATATCAGAAAAAAATCTTATGTTCTGGTAGGCTCTATCGTGGCATTGAATTTTATCTTCCTGCCCACCACATGGCCTATGGCAGTTTTTGTAATCATTCACCTTATTGCCACTTCTGAAAGAATTGGCCTTAATATTTTCAGATTTCTGTTGGGAATTGCACTGATTGTTCTGAGTTATTTTTCTGTAATGTTTTTCCTGAATTATACTTCCTGGAATTTGGATTATTTTCCCTTCGGAAAAATGAAACTGGTTATGGATTATGAAGGATTGCTGCCATTAATTCCCATTGCACTGATGCTGGTTTATGCAGTGTACGACCACTTCAGGAATTACAACAAGAAAAGCCCTGTCAGCAGGTACAAATATACTTTTTTATTGGTTTTTTCGTTTGCCCAACTGATCACAATTATTTTGTATATGAATAAAACATATGAATATCTGTTATTGCTCGCCTTTCCTTCCACTATTATTCTCAGCAGGATGCTGAGGTTTCTCCCGAAATACTGGATGCAGGAAGTGAGCCTGTGGCTGATCCTTTTTAGTTTAATCGGTTTTAAGGCCGGAACTTATTTTGATTTATTTTAAAAGATTATGATTCAGATTGACGATAAATTGATCTCCGAGGAAATTTTTTCCGAAGAGTTTGTCTGCAACCTTACGAAATGTAAGGGCGCATGTTGTGTGGAAGGGGACGTTGGTGCTCCTCTGGATAAGGATGAGCTGGAAATTTTAGATGGTATCTTTGATAAAATTAAACCTTATCTTACTGCAGAAGGCATTAAAGCCTTGGAAGAGCAGGGAACATGGACGACT
This region includes:
- a CDS encoding DUF6427 family protein, encoding MFRLLSKESNIFSIPVYIGFLLLVVITFNFLNFNSYEAIIAGITFLGIALGYFCFHSIALNYQTHLPLFLYTFFIFGLYPGKLDIGLAVALLTNSFLLLLLTSTNEDIRKKSYVLVGSIVALNFIFLPTTWPMAVFVIIHLIATSERIGLNIFRFLLGIALIVLSYFSVMFFLNYTSWNLDYFPFGKMKLVMDYEGLLPLIPIALMLVYAVYDHFRNYNKKSPVSRYKYTFLLVFSFAQLITIILYMNKTYEYLLLLAFPSTIILSRMLRFLPKYWMQEVSLWLILFSLIGFKAGTYFDLF
- a CDS encoding putative signal transducing protein — translated: MSELVKFKFYETALQANRDKQILAESGINSFIANEQLIQSDWLLSQAVGGIQLQVFEEDVEKAHLALENYKENEQFSLEVEHTIADPAFDFVCPKCGSNHIYRDDSATSFLGISILTSHKFVCYYCGNEFTQ
- a CDS encoding fumarylacetoacetate hydrolase family protein, which gives rise to MKIICIGRNYSEHAKELGNEIPERPVIFMKPDTAVLKGNDFYIPEFSDDVHYELEVVVKISKGGKYIQKETAHKHYEEIGLGIDFTARDLQSDLKSKGLPWELAKGFDGSAVVGSFFKKEEFNLESLNFSLLKNKEKVQDGNTKDMMFTIDDIIAFVSQYFTLRVGDLIFTGTPKGVGKVEENDILEAYLEGKKILDIRIL
- a CDS encoding 3'-5' exonuclease → MNLKLHKPLCIFDLETTGTNIGRDRIVEICILKVNPDSSRESKTWRVNPEMPIPNECSEIHGIYDEDVKEAPTFKEIAPKVMEMITGADLGGFNSNRFDVPLLAEELLRVGLDFDLNKFKLVDAQTIFHKKEPRNLVAAYQFYCGKTLENAHSAEADVMATFEVLDAQVGKYDDIPNEIAPLSEFTFHNKNADLAGFIGYNDKNEEVFNFGKYKGQGVKAIFQKDLGYYGWLQNADFPLYTKKVFTKIQLSSKF
- a CDS encoding KUP/HAK/KT family potassium transporter: MAEVAEGGHHFDIKKLSFIGVLVSLGIVFGDIGTSPLYVMKAIVNAREGGSTMPFNEYIEGALSCIIWTLTLQTTIKYVIIALRADNKGEGGILALFSLVKNLKKGWLYLIAIVGAAALIADGVITPSLTVMSAIEGLEIYNPHTPVVPITIGILIIIFFVQQFGTSFIGKFFGPVMVIWFLVLGGLGISHLSENMEILRSFNPYYAYKLIANSPSAIIILGAVFLCTTGAEALYSDLGHCGAKNIRVSWGFVKIMLILNYLGQGAWLLTNYNKPGFSVVNPFFGIMEEWMVIPGVILATAAAIIASQALITGSFTIFSEAMSLNLWPNQKIDYPSGVKGQMYIPRINWGLLLFCIIVVLHFKESGKMEAAYGLSITVTMLMTTILLFYWLLKHRVNKILILVFGLVYMAIELGFFSANVIKFMEGGWITVVLAGSIGICMYAWYNGRSIKTKFIKFIKLENYIPIIKDMKLDETIPKYATNLAYLSRAKRNDEIESKIIYSIIKKQPKRADHYFILSITNQEDPYTFKYTVDEVLPGTIYKINFMLGFKIDRRINDYFDMVLRDMMADGTIPSRSSHPSLRAHNIPPDLKYVIIDNTYINDILLTVKEKIILNIYNFVKYIGSDDFKAWGITSHNVEVESAPMTEDCVSKSRIEQCGFIRHNS
- a CDS encoding LTA synthase family protein, with translation MKFFKEFRKQEVLVLLYRIFLAYFFYQIARFLFWYFNRGLIKVDSLKDYFSLSFHGIAFDTTAILYVNALFILLSIVPVIVNTKNAYQKFLFWLYFITNGIAYAMNLGDIVYFRFSQMRLTSAALQVAQHENNIFKVFTSSIIQNPFVIIGFIALMALWVFLYKKVKIAERKPVKLIPYFIWSVVVLCVTAVLAVGGIRGDFRHSTRPINLVDANRFAKLPSQGNMVLNSTFSFFRTLNTNNFKEVHFVDEKFIEDNIHPYKIYERKVTEKPNIVIFIVESFGREYSGAFNRDKNIKDYVSYTPFIDSLAGQSLIFPNTFANGRQSIHGMSSVLAGIPSLTDAFTSSPYSNQKIQSIVSVCNEMGYDTSFYHGAPNGSMGFLGFGNILGFNHYFGKTEYKDDNDFDGMWAIWDEPFLQYLAKNTGKKQPFMATVFTASSHHPFKIPEKYNGKFKKGKNQMHQPIQYTDYAIKEYFETAKKQPWFKNTIFVFTGDHTNEVYYPEYEKIMNRFAVPLIFYSPNPEYHLKGVNPEFAQQIDIYPTLADLIGYNKKIRSWGRSLVNEKREAPIIANSDGSVEQFIIGNYIYRFDGKNVVGVFDTTDLGLEENLMDQIKERPEVQKGIFIAKAWYQDYMNRVVNRKLY
- a CDS encoding CDP-alcohol phosphatidyltransferase family protein — its product is MNFIKNNLANAITLGNLFSGCVGAVHLVTGDYQTTAICIILSLILDFFDGFVARALKSNSNLGTQLDSLADMVSFGLIPGLAMFKMLESFGNEISGIHFPFAVSYLGFFITLFSCLRLAIFNLDEEQKYYFKGLNTPSNTILIFGLYYAFKHEEIYVHLVNNSILMLILTVLSSWLLISPIKMIAMKFKSMKLQDNYPKIALLIGAIAILILFKTVGIPLVIIYYILISLIFQKQLK
- a CDS encoding universal stress protein; the encoded protein is MVNIVLPVDFGDKTEQLVEGAVKFAKQINGRVFLIHVAPSDIGFAIGDMGFQYFPEVEQNEIREELVQLNKIQQRILAHDVDCEHILKQGIAKDIILEHAQDKKADFIVMGSHGRSGIYDVFVGSLTKGITKDSNIPVLVLPIHE
- a CDS encoding DUF6341 family protein produces the protein MTSFFLFLSKVFKWSFGFFDAFGNVLNWVLFIVCCALFTYWCYVLVVTLGGDKDKDYYSPTEGKFPYYDPNIYKKEG
- a CDS encoding DUF2147 domain-containing protein, producing the protein MRKLLLTFALSFVGVLSFAQIEGKWKTIDDETKQAKSIVEIYRKGDQYYGKVSQLLIKPANPNCVDCKDDRKNKPILGMEIIRGLKKEGDEFTGGTITDPKTGKTYKCTIKREGDKLNVRGYLGFSLLGRTQTWQKVN
- a CDS encoding pyruvate dehydrogenase complex E1 component subunit beta yields the protein MAEYTFREVIAQAMSEEMRKDESIFLMGEEVAEYNGAYKASKGMLDEFGPKRVIDTPIAELGFTGIAVGAAMNGNRPIVEYMTFNFSLVGIDQIINNAAKIRQMSGGQWNCPIVFRGPTASAGQLGATHSQAFENWFANIPGLKVVVPSNPYDAKGLLKTAIQDNDPVIFMESEQMYGDKMEIPEEEYYLPIGKADIKKEGSDVTLVSFGKIMKLAIQAAEDLAKEGISVEVIDLRTVRPLDYETVLASVKKTNRLVVLEEAWPFGSVASEITYMVQQKAFDYLDAPIKRITTPDAPAPYSSALFAEWFPKLEKVKEEIKKAMYVK